A single window of Mycoplasma bradburyae DNA harbors:
- a CDS encoding YebC/PmpR family DNA-binding transcriptional regulator, with product MPRKHLIANQINKKQQSNAKLWQKLAKEIKAAVKVGGTDPETNYRLKAAIDKALSYNLSKESINRNIFGGSNKDEDNLIEAEYEIYGPNGLGIIVRTLSDNPNRVISSLNGYISKLKGSLAKPNSVKINFQQQGIILTDLNNFHEETLLGLLIDYELIDINSDDEGYEIITTPNSYYQVKEKLESAKFNIHHSELKLVPLSYVSLNPEQTELFERFVASCENDDDIQWMVANNE from the coding sequence ATGCCTAGAAAACACTTAATTGCTAATCAAATTAATAAAAAACAACAATCTAATGCTAAGTTATGACAAAAATTAGCTAAAGAAATTAAAGCTGCTGTTAAAGTTGGGGGAACTGACCCTGAGACTAACTATCGTCTTAAAGCGGCTATTGATAAAGCTTTATCTTATAACTTATCAAAAGAATCTATTAATAGAAACATCTTTGGTGGTTCTAATAAAGATGAAGATAATTTGATTGAAGCAGAATACGAAATCTATGGACCTAATGGTTTAGGAATCATTGTTAGAACATTATCTGATAATCCTAACCGTGTTATCTCTTCTTTGAATGGTTATATATCTAAATTAAAAGGATCATTAGCTAAGCCTAATAGTGTTAAGATTAATTTTCAACAACAAGGAATTATCTTAACCGACTTAAATAATTTCCATGAGGAAACATTATTAGGTCTTTTAATTGATTATGAATTAATTGATATAAATTCAGATGATGAAGGATATGAGATTATAACTACCCCTAATTCTTATTATCAAGTTAAGGAGAAGTTAGAATCTGCTAAATTTAATATCCACCATTCTGAATTAAAATTAGTACCTCTTTCATACGTCTCACTTAATCCAGAACAGACAGAATTATTCGAAAGATTTGTCGCTTCTTGTGAAAATGATGACGATATTCAATGAATGGTTGCTAATAACGAATAA
- a CDS encoding MPN207a family PTS transporter accessory protein, translated as MLIICLVFWGISFYLYWNRYKKRKVASDSAFGRTIKDEQIKLTWWQKNGGYLLFVLGFFALMFAIAGFTYYVVNFSV; from the coding sequence ATGCTTATCATTTGTTTAGTTTTTTGAGGTATATCATTTTATTTATATTGAAATCGATATAAAAAAAGAAAAGTAGCTAGTGATAGCGCATTCGGTAGAACTATTAAGGATGAACAGATAAAACTCACCTGATGACAAAAAAACGGGGGATATTTATTATTCGTTTTAGGTTTTTTTGCTTTAATGTTTGCGATTGCTGGATTTACTTATTATGTCGTTAATTTTAGTGTTTAA
- a CDS encoding PTS transporter subunit IIABC has product MASTTNQINVQQNHPSGWKRFSGKFKEVVGKLSSGLMIPIAVLPIAGLLLGIFAAVQNNIDPTNYKVLYSIASFFKNGADKIFGNLPALFAVAIAVAFTNQSGIAAFAALVGWIVFNATQNALIFPDAVKDDTFTILFWENVPKSALSENVGIKSLSTSVFGGIIVGSITAYLFNKFHTIQLPKFIGFFNGNRFVPIITFLAMLPTALIMLMIWPGVSIALNYIGENLGNLARNGNTNSLFFGYIERALVPFGLHHAFYTPLWYSSAGGSIVNIISDNEHAIAPLILTTDADGSQVIRKIVGVATQAVDKPVGFTSQDWANWKQVVLALNNNKLPSTEELQGDQKIWFAINSIFVGKSVYLSGQSAPYTFTFKSFADSTLNHPSLIASAVIDGKIVIGSELLKQIASSSTGSVKLGANDSVFYAFPGVNPGQYSQGKFAFMIFGLPAAGAAMIMAAPKDQRKYASSIVISASFTSFLTGITEPIEFTFLFLAPYLFWGFHAIACAISFWLTTLIGANISQTFSGGIIDLTIYGFIPDALGAQTGSWIPLVLGLFYIPLYYFVFYFIITKRDLKTPGRGATKLYTKADYKAKTSQSESTQSSVTNFKPIEITSYKLINAFGGVENITAVNACATKLRVSVKAKSNVNFDEVNSLGSLGTYAISDTLVHAVYGGDADVIKSNMQKMLDKNYDATEIKKAAGVLEDKPTEQPKAETKPANEEIKQPTPIVDDKTKEIDPSMPKATPEADIKESDIIEVYSPVKGIVKDLTEVPDPSFAAKITGDGLAVEPTDEMFYSPVDGKLELAFNTGHAYFFDAKGAKILIHVGIDTVSLNSNNTDTENLIGFTLFSKSGDNVLYKNTPVVKANLEIIKKQELSTVTPILALKATLEEYDLKLVAKSGDQVNVGDVLFKLIKKNK; this is encoded by the coding sequence ATGGCTTCAACTACAAATCAAATTAATGTTCAGCAGAATCATCCAAGTGGTTGGAAGAGATTCTCTGGTAAATTTAAAGAAGTTGTTGGTAAGTTATCAAGTGGTTTAATGATTCCGATCGCAGTATTACCAATTGCGGGATTATTGCTAGGGATTTTTGCTGCTGTTCAAAATAATATAGATCCAACGAATTATAAAGTTCTTTATTCAATAGCTTCTTTTTTTAAAAATGGTGCTGATAAAATTTTCGGAAACTTACCAGCGCTGTTTGCAGTTGCGATAGCTGTCGCATTTACCAACCAATCAGGGATAGCTGCGTTTGCTGCTTTAGTAGGTTGAATTGTATTCAATGCTACTCAAAACGCTTTAATTTTCCCAGATGCTGTTAAAGATGACACATTCACAATTTTATTCTGAGAAAATGTACCTAAAAGCGCGTTAAGTGAAAATGTTGGTATAAAATCTTTAAGTACATCAGTATTCGGTGGGATTATCGTAGGGTCTATTACGGCTTACTTATTTAATAAATTCCACACAATCCAATTACCTAAATTTATTGGATTCTTTAATGGTAACCGCTTTGTTCCGATTATTACTTTCTTAGCTATGTTACCAACTGCTCTAATCATGCTTATGATTTGACCAGGTGTTAGTATCGCGCTTAATTACATAGGTGAAAACTTAGGTAATTTAGCTAGAAATGGTAATACTAACTCATTATTCTTCGGATATATTGAAAGAGCATTAGTTCCGTTTGGGTTACACCACGCGTTCTATACTCCTTTATGATATTCAAGTGCTGGTGGTAGCATTGTAAATATTATTTCTGATAATGAACATGCGATTGCTCCGTTAATTTTAACTACTGATGCTGACGGATCACAAGTTATTCGTAAAATTGTAGGTGTAGCAACTCAAGCAGTTGATAAGCCAGTTGGCTTCACATCTCAAGACTGAGCAAACTGAAAGCAAGTAGTATTAGCGTTAAATAACAATAAACTTCCTAGTACCGAAGAATTACAAGGTGACCAAAAAATCTGATTTGCTATTAACTCTATCTTTGTAGGTAAATCAGTTTATTTATCTGGTCAATCTGCTCCTTATACATTTACATTCAAATCATTTGCTGACTCAACTCTAAACCATCCAAGTTTAATTGCTTCAGCTGTAATTGATGGGAAAATAGTAATAGGTTCTGAGCTTCTTAAACAAATAGCTAGCAGTTCTACTGGTAGTGTTAAATTAGGTGCTAATGATTCTGTTTTCTATGCATTCCCCGGCGTAAACCCTGGTCAATATTCTCAAGGTAAATTTGCGTTTATGATCTTTGGTTTACCAGCTGCTGGTGCTGCGATGATTATGGCAGCTCCTAAAGATCAAAGAAAATATGCATCTTCAATTGTAATCTCTGCATCATTCACTTCATTCTTAACTGGTATTACTGAACCAATTGAATTTACGTTCTTATTCTTAGCTCCTTACTTATTCTGAGGATTCCACGCTATTGCTTGTGCGATTTCATTCTGATTAACAACTTTAATTGGAGCTAACATAAGTCAAACATTCTCTGGTGGTATTATCGATTTAACAATCTACGGATTTATTCCTGATGCGTTAGGCGCTCAAACTGGTAGCTGAATCCCATTAGTATTAGGTTTATTCTATATTCCTTTATACTACTTCGTGTTCTACTTCATCATTACAAAACGTGATTTAAAAACACCAGGTCGTGGTGCTACAAAACTTTACACTAAAGCTGATTACAAAGCTAAAACTAGTCAATCTGAATCAACTCAATCTAGTGTAACTAATTTCAAACCAATTGAAATTACTTCTTATAAACTAATCAATGCGTTTGGTGGTGTTGAAAACATTACAGCTGTAAATGCTTGCGCTACTAAATTAAGAGTATCAGTTAAAGCTAAATCAAATGTTAATTTTGATGAAGTTAATTCATTAGGTTCACTAGGTACTTATGCTATAAGTGATACATTAGTGCACGCTGTTTATGGTGGTGATGCTGACGTAATCAAATCTAATATGCAAAAGATGTTAGATAAGAATTATGATGCTACTGAAATTAAAAAAGCTGCTGGCGTTTTAGAAGATAAACCAACTGAACAACCAAAAGCTGAAACTAAACCAGCTAATGAAGAAATTAAACAACCAACTCCAATAGTTGATGATAAGACTAAAGAAATTGATCCATCAATGCCTAAAGCTACTCCTGAGGCTGATATCAAAGAATCAGATATCATTGAAGTATACAGCCCAGTTAAAGGTATTGTTAAAGATCTAACTGAAGTTCCAGACCCTTCATTTGCTGCTAAGATTACTGGTGATGGTTTAGCAGTTGAACCAACTGATGAAATGTTCTATTCACCAGTTGATGGTAAATTAGAATTAGCATTCAACACAGGTCATGCCTACTTCTTTGATGCTAAAGGCGCTAAGATCTTAATTCACGTTGGTATTGATACAGTATCATTAAACTCAAATAATACTGACACTGAAAATTTAATCGGCTTTACATTATTCTCTAAATCAGGTGATAATGTTTTATACAAAAACACTCCAGTAGTTAAAGCTAACCTTGAAATTATTAAAAAACAAGAATTATCAACAGTTACACCAATCTTAGCTTTAAAAGCTACTTTAGAAGAATATGATCTAAAACTAGTTGCTAAGTCAGGTGATCAAGTAAATGTTGGTGATGTATTATTCAAATTAATTAAAAAGAATAAATAA
- a CDS encoding NADP-dependent glyceraldehyde-3-phosphate dehydrogenase codes for MSNNSCLKNKACNASSYDFKDKYHKLKGLINNQEVGSSSLIEIKSPIDNEVSGSFYGMTSDEIDDAYEKANEAFKIWSKQTYNYRKDKIIKFAELLDQQKEELANLLTDNIAKAYNESLTEITRSVKYIYDTISVYEEMINNPLVIDETIHKVKNKTGKFIREPLGVVLNISPWNYPLNTPLSKMIPTLIAGNTVVYKVATQAAIIGIKLAHLFKQAGFDPGVVQCVVGLGREIGDKLNTNKHIKSISFTGSTPVGLKLLKQAAVGNISLELGGKDAALILSDYDKELTIKEIIKGAYGYSGQRCTAIKRVLIKDQDADEFVNLLKEQVKELHLGNPFDNPSLVPVIDKPSADYIKELYDDAISKNAIVLNGGDFEKNWIDAILLDHVTKDMRIAWEEPFGPILPIIRVKNEAEMIKLHNDSEYGLQASIFTSSQDKFDTIANQLEAGTINWNRSSSRGPDFFPFLGVKDSGVGVQGIKDTILSVTRYKGFVYNR; via the coding sequence ATGAGTAACAATAGCTGTTTAAAAAATAAAGCGTGCAATGCTAGTTCTTATGATTTTAAAGATAAATATCATAAGTTAAAAGGTTTGATTAATAATCAGGAAGTAGGTTCTAGTTCATTAATTGAAATTAAATCGCCAATCGATAATGAAGTAAGTGGTTCATTTTATGGAATGACATCAGATGAAATTGATGATGCATATGAAAAAGCTAATGAAGCATTTAAGATCTGATCTAAGCAAACTTATAATTATCGTAAGGATAAGATTATTAAGTTTGCAGAATTATTAGATCAACAAAAAGAAGAGTTAGCTAACTTATTAACAGATAATATTGCCAAAGCTTATAATGAATCCTTAACTGAAATTACTCGTTCAGTTAAATATATTTATGACACAATATCAGTTTATGAAGAGATGATCAATAATCCATTAGTTATTGATGAAACAATTCATAAAGTTAAGAATAAAACAGGTAAATTTATTCGCGAACCACTAGGTGTAGTTTTAAATATCTCACCATGAAACTATCCTTTAAACACACCACTATCAAAGATGATACCAACTTTGATAGCTGGTAATACAGTTGTTTATAAAGTTGCTACTCAGGCTGCTATCATTGGAATTAAATTAGCGCATTTATTTAAACAAGCAGGATTTGATCCCGGGGTTGTTCAATGTGTTGTAGGTCTTGGTCGAGAAATAGGTGATAAATTAAATACTAATAAACATATTAAAAGCATCTCATTTACAGGTAGCACGCCAGTTGGTTTAAAACTCTTAAAACAAGCAGCAGTTGGTAATATTTCATTAGAACTAGGTGGAAAAGATGCAGCTTTAATTTTAAGTGATTATGACAAAGAATTAACAATCAAAGAAATCATAAAAGGAGCTTATGGTTACTCAGGGCAAAGATGTACTGCAATTAAAAGAGTTTTAATTAAAGATCAAGATGCTGATGAATTCGTTAATTTATTAAAAGAACAAGTTAAGGAATTGCATCTAGGTAATCCTTTCGATAATCCATCATTAGTACCAGTAATTGATAAACCTTCGGCTGATTATATTAAAGAACTATACGATGATGCAATAAGCAAGAATGCTATTGTATTAAACGGTGGAGATTTTGAAAAAAACTGAATTGATGCAATCTTATTGGATCATGTAACTAAAGATATGCGTATAGCTTGAGAAGAACCTTTTGGACCGATCTTACCAATCATAAGAGTTAAGAATGAAGCTGAAATGATCAAACTTCATAATGACTCAGAATATGGTTTGCAAGCTAGTATATTTACTTCTTCTCAAGATAAGTTTGATACTATAGCTAACCAACTAGAAGCTGGTACAATCAATTGAAATCGTTCGTCATCTAGGGGACCTGATTTTTTTCCTTTTTTAGGGGTTAAGGATTCTGGTGTTGGTGTTCAAGGAATTAAAGATACGATACTATCAGTAACTCGTTATAAAGGTTTTGTTTATAATCGTTAA
- the rpmE gene encoding 50S ribosomal protein L31 — protein sequence MKKDIHPTLNKVAFICSSCNNKYELLSVIKAKEVPMDVCSGCHSFYIGETTQQAVKGRAEKLSSKFSQGKANINKKSEAKTKESKASKKSNDKSKSLKDL from the coding sequence ATGAAAAAAGATATTCATCCAACTTTAAATAAAGTGGCTTTCATATGTTCTTCTTGTAATAATAAGTATGAATTATTATCAGTAATTAAAGCTAAAGAAGTTCCTATGGATGTATGCAGTGGCTGCCACAGCTTCTACATTGGTGAAACTACTCAACAAGCAGTTAAAGGACGTGCTGAAAAATTATCTAGCAAGTTCAGCCAAGGTAAAGCGAACATTAATAAAAAATCTGAAGCTAAAACTAAAGAAAGCAAAGCTTCTAAAAAATCTAACGACAAATCTAAATCTCTTAAAGATTTATAG
- the prfA gene encoding peptide chain release factor 1, producing MEYNKQMYETLLSIRANAEKLNKELENLTNDFKRIHAINKELKQKKQLLETFEIYDKFVISGLEAEKIINDNTMKEFHELAIIDLDDAKKEIPGLEEKLKILLLPADPNDDKEVIVEMRPAAGGDESSIFVGNMFDLYKEYCSKQNWKINVIEMLPTSVGYSFISFEINGEDVYSKMKFESGVHRVQRVPATEAKGRVHTSTITVAVLPQQDDVEIEINPSDLRIDTYRASGAGGQHVNRTESAVRITHIPTGIVAACQEGKSQIANRETAMKMLRSKLWEAAEKEKNDALSELRKNQVGSGDRAEKIRTYNYPQNRVTDHRINMSINSLDRFMMGDIDEMIDALRSKEQEEKMKLIMNE from the coding sequence ATGGAATACAACAAACAGATGTATGAAACCTTATTATCAATTAGAGCTAACGCTGAAAAATTAAATAAAGAACTAGAAAATTTAACTAATGATTTTAAGCGAATTCATGCGATTAATAAAGAATTAAAACAGAAGAAACAATTGTTAGAAACTTTTGAAATATACGATAAGTTTGTAATAAGTGGTTTAGAAGCTGAAAAGATCATTAATGATAATACAATGAAGGAATTTCATGAATTAGCGATTATTGATTTAGATGATGCTAAAAAAGAAATCCCTGGTTTAGAAGAAAAACTAAAAATTTTATTATTGCCAGCTGACCCTAATGATGATAAAGAAGTTATCGTAGAAATGCGTCCTGCAGCTGGTGGTGATGAATCTTCAATCTTTGTAGGTAATATGTTTGATTTATACAAAGAATATTGTTCTAAACAAAATTGAAAGATTAATGTAATTGAAATGTTACCTACTTCAGTAGGTTATAGCTTTATTTCATTTGAAATTAATGGTGAAGATGTTTATTCAAAGATGAAATTTGAATCAGGTGTTCACCGCGTGCAAAGAGTTCCTGCTACTGAAGCTAAAGGTAGAGTACATACGTCAACGATAACTGTAGCAGTTTTACCTCAACAAGATGATGTTGAAATTGAAATTAACCCATCTGATTTAAGAATTGACACTTATCGCGCTTCAGGTGCCGGTGGTCAACACGTAAACAGAACAGAAAGTGCCGTAAGAATTACGCATATACCAACTGGAATTGTTGCTGCTTGTCAAGAAGGTAAATCACAAATAGCTAACCGTGAAACAGCTATGAAAATGCTTCGTTCTAAATTATGAGAAGCTGCTGAAAAAGAAAAGAACGACGCTTTATCTGAATTAAGAAAGAATCAAGTAGGTTCTGGAGATCGTGCTGAAAAAATTAGAACTTATAACTACCCACAAAACCGTGTAACTGATCATAGAATTAATATGTCTATAAATAGCCTTGATCGATTTATGATGGGCGATATCGATGAAATGATCGATGCTTTACGTTCTAAAGAACAAGAAGAAAAAATGAAATTAATTATGAATGAATAG
- a CDS encoding peptide chain release factor N(5)-glutamine methyltransferase, with translation MTFHELINYLSNHYEKYQENYSWLFFLLIKHHSKKIKDKTDLITNRDQLIDFDFDLFINDCNKVYKDKYPVEYITQEIEINDLNLFVDENVLIPRHDTNTVINNFLEVINSRNDIKNVLDICAGSGLIALTIKNRNDKYEVYGSDISKSAVKIANFNAVKNLLNVKFYVADYLEILNKLPEEIDAIIINPPYLDEELKTNYIKEISYEPFNALFAKNNGTFFYEEIFKYITTNKNNIKVLCMEFSELIFDKTSDLLKKYNLYEKTSFFRDDNNKLRGFIIQWKY, from the coding sequence ATGACATTCCATGAATTGATTAACTATTTATCTAACCACTATGAAAAATATCAAGAAAACTATTCTTGATTATTTTTTTTACTTATAAAACATCACTCAAAAAAAATAAAAGATAAGACAGATCTAATAACTAACAGAGATCAATTAATAGATTTTGATTTTGATCTTTTTATTAATGATTGTAATAAGGTATATAAAGATAAATATCCAGTAGAATATATAACTCAAGAAATAGAAATTAATGATCTTAATTTGTTTGTTGATGAAAATGTTTTAATTCCTAGACATGACACCAACACAGTGATAAATAATTTTTTAGAAGTCATCAATTCTCGAAATGACATAAAAAATGTATTGGATATTTGTGCAGGTTCTGGATTAATTGCATTAACGATAAAAAATCGAAACGATAAATATGAAGTTTATGGATCAGATATTTCAAAATCAGCGGTAAAAATAGCTAATTTTAATGCTGTAAAAAACTTATTAAACGTGAAATTTTATGTAGCGGATTATCTTGAAATTTTAAATAAATTACCAGAGGAAATAGATGCAATAATTATTAACCCTCCTTACTTAGATGAAGAATTAAAAACTAACTACATAAAAGAAATAAGTTATGAACCTTTTAATGCATTATTTGCTAAAAATAACGGAACATTTTTTTACGAAGAAATATTTAAATATATCACAACCAACAAAAACAATATTAAAGTATTATGTATGGAATTTTCCGAATTAATTTTTGATAAAACATCAGATTTATTAAAAAAATATAATTTATATGAAAAAACTTCTTTTTTCAGGGATGATAACAACAAATTGAGAGGATTTATTATTCAATGAAAGTATTAG